One part of the Candidatus Curtissbacteria bacterium genome encodes these proteins:
- a CDS encoding Fic family protein, whose product MTINMYSPKFTINSAILKYIGKIEASKEIIENAPLVPAYEAKFRQEAIIRTVHHGTHIEGNELDTGEVAAVLAAGPEGLGPGGKDIGIDARDRDIQEVLNYRNVLKFIDKSKNKKAKFSEKDLLAIHKLTVEKVLRADASGKFRSTQVVVKNSKTGEVSFSPPKAGDVKDLVGEFLDWLNSTDGQETHPVIKAGIVHYVLAFIHPFVDGNGRTARAFATMVLFAEGYDIKKFFSLEEFFDKNAPRYYKTLQSVSNQKVDSLSERELTPWLEYFCEGLAEELSRVKEKVQKLSLDLRMKGRTGQIALSERQLKLVEYIEQYGSVSNKQWRSLLRDYSDDTILRDLKDLQKKGLIKKKGSTKGAVYILK is encoded by the coding sequence ATGACGATTAATATGTATTCCCCAAAATTCACGATAAATTCCGCCATCCTCAAGTACATTGGCAAGATAGAAGCTTCCAAAGAAATTATTGAAAACGCGCCTTTGGTGCCTGCGTATGAGGCTAAATTTAGGCAAGAGGCGATAATCCGCACGGTTCACCACGGAACACATATTGAAGGAAATGAGCTAGATACGGGTGAAGTCGCGGCGGTTTTGGCCGCCGGCCCAGAGGGCCTTGGGCCCGGAGGGAAGGACATCGGAATTGACGCGAGAGACCGAGATATTCAAGAGGTTTTGAATTATCGAAATGTACTTAAGTTTATCGACAAATCAAAGAATAAAAAGGCTAAATTTTCGGAAAAAGACCTTTTGGCAATTCATAAACTAACAGTAGAGAAGGTTTTGAGAGCGGATGCTTCTGGGAAGTTTAGAAGTACGCAAGTTGTAGTTAAAAATTCTAAAACCGGAGAAGTTAGTTTTTCTCCGCCCAAGGCGGGTGACGTAAAAGATCTGGTTGGTGAATTTCTCGATTGGCTAAATTCTACAGACGGGCAAGAAACTCATCCGGTAATTAAAGCCGGAATTGTTCATTATGTCTTGGCGTTTATCCATCCTTTTGTCGATGGGAACGGGAGAACGGCGAGGGCGTTTGCGACGATGGTTTTGTTTGCCGAAGGCTACGACATCAAGAAGTTCTTTTCGCTAGAGGAGTTTTTCGACAAAAACGCGCCAAGGTATTACAAAACTTTGCAGTCTGTTTCTAATCAGAAAGTGGATAGTTTGAGTGAGCGTGAGTTGACGCCGTGGCTGGAGTATTTTTGTGAAGGATTGGCAGAAGAACTAAGCAGAGTTAAAGAAAAGGTTCAAAAGCTGTCGCTCGATCTTAGGATGAAAGGAAGGACAGGACAAATCGCGCTTTCCGAGAGGCAATTAAAGCTTGTGGAGTATATTGAGCAGTACGGGTCCGTCAGCAATAAACAATGGAGAAGCTTGCTGCGAGATTACAGCGACGATACAATACTCCGCGACCTTAAAGATTTGCAGAAAAAAGGCTTGATCAAGAAGAAAGGTTCCACAAAGGGAGCTGTGTATATTCTAAAATGA
- the mutM gene encoding bifunctional DNA-formamidopyrimidine glycosylase/DNA-(apurinic or apyrimidinic site) lyase, translating into MPELPEVTVIVNGLNKKLKGLTFKSVVFDWPKGFQWGNYRDDNLKGAKVTGVERRGKVVLINTNRFTILIHLKLTGQLVYQDEKTRIAGGHPIPPLNRPAPNTTTRATFKFTNRGYLFFNDLRKFGWVRFVESDEEKIASAIGGRLGPDALAISHKEFEERLKKKPKARIKKLLMDQSFVSGIGNIYSDEGLWRAKVHPARIIGSLSDAEIKAIHKGVQDSLKLAIEKGGSSANSFIDSGGEKGLFLSFVKAYHMTGRPCARCKTLIVRKFMDGRSAHFCPKCQV; encoded by the coding sequence ATGCCTGAGTTGCCTGAAGTAACTGTAATAGTGAACGGATTAAATAAAAAACTCAAAGGGCTGACTTTTAAGTCGGTCGTGTTTGATTGGCCAAAGGGGTTCCAATGGGGAAATTATCGAGATGATAATTTGAAGGGCGCGAAGGTTACTGGGGTAGAAAGACGTGGGAAGGTAGTTTTAATTAACACGAACAGGTTCACAATTTTAATTCATCTTAAACTCACTGGCCAACTTGTTTATCAGGATGAGAAGACGAGAATTGCCGGCGGGCACCCAATTCCGCCCTTGAATCGTCCAGCTCCAAACACGACAACGAGGGCAACTTTTAAGTTTACAAACAGGGGCTACTTGTTCTTTAACGATCTAAGAAAATTTGGCTGGGTGAGGTTTGTAGAAAGCGATGAGGAGAAAATAGCTTCCGCAATCGGGGGCAGGCTGGGTCCGGATGCCCTGGCCATTTCTCATAAAGAATTTGAAGAGAGACTGAAGAAAAAGCCTAAAGCTCGAATCAAAAAGTTGTTGATGGATCAAAGTTTTGTTTCCGGAATAGGAAATATTTATTCGGATGAAGGATTATGGAGGGCAAAAGTTCACCCCGCAAGAATAATTGGAAGTCTGAGTGATGCGGAAATTAAGGCAATACATAAAGGAGTTCAGGACAGCCTTAAGCTGGCGATAGAAAAAGGCGGGTCGAGCGCGAATTCATTTATAGATAGCGGAGGGGAAAAAGGTTTATTTTTAAGCTTTGTGAAGGCTTATCATATGACAGGGAGGCCATGCGCAAGGTGTAAAACACTGATCGTTAGAAAATTTATGGATGGGCGCAGTGCTCACTTTTGCCCGAAATGTCAGGTTTAA
- a CDS encoding NUDIX hydrolase, which yields MTKPWKKLSSKVVFENNWMKVRLDQVIDPVGRETDFGIVEKEDYGLIIPKVEDKFYLVNEYRLSVDARSWAFPQGHFEGDKSIAHSALRELEEETGLIAKELKYLGQLYLAPGFCTQKFSVYIAEDCKQSEFNRDLTEIDMKVGSFSFDKLRKMIKDGEVKDSPTVAAFGLYLLSQNS from the coding sequence ATGACAAAGCCTTGGAAAAAACTATCTAGCAAAGTGGTTTTTGAAAATAACTGGATGAAGGTTAGGCTGGATCAAGTTATCGACCCAGTTGGAAGAGAAACCGACTTCGGTATTGTCGAAAAAGAGGATTATGGGCTGATAATTCCTAAAGTTGAAGACAAGTTTTACTTGGTTAATGAATATAGACTTTCGGTCGACGCGCGTTCTTGGGCGTTTCCTCAGGGTCATTTCGAAGGCGATAAGTCCATTGCGCATAGTGCTCTGAGGGAACTGGAAGAAGAAACCGGGTTGATTGCAAAAGAACTGAAATATCTAGGTCAACTTTATCTTGCGCCTGGATTTTGTACTCAGAAGTTTTCTGTCTACATTGCAGAAGATTGCAAACAAAGTGAATTCAATCGTGATCTTACCGAAATTGATATGAAGGTGGGCTCATTTAGCTTTGATAAGCTTCGAAAAATGATCAAAGATGGCGAAGTTAAGGATTCTCCAACCGTGGCTGCCTTTGGGCTGTACTTGCTTTCGCAAAATAGCTGA
- the recF gene encoding DNA replication and repair protein RecF (All proteins in this family for which functions are known are DNA-binding proteins that assist the filamentation of RecA onto DNA for the initiation of recombination or recombinational repair.) → MQILNLHVTNFRNFSSKKFVFDPKLTVVVGQNGSGKSNMLEAVGLLAATRAKKVDTDLDLVKFGQSEAKIEGYTKQNSEEEVKLTINLQVVDERLVRKAYFIDEIKKRLIDFTEHFSVIVFEPSDLDLISGSPSERRHHLDILLSVLDRDYWRAISAYGKVVTRRNRVLQRIQEGKAKKTELDFWDERLLEHGGEVSRKRKEFFEFINFVNGEKGAYKWELEESVLSDEKLERNRERDIAAGVTLSGPHRDDFKFLFRGKNLEYFGSRGEQRMSVLALKLSELELFNAKRGDRPILALDDIFSELDWEHREAVLGVINKQQTIITAAEPNSIPRKLAKTSKIIEL, encoded by the coding sequence ATGCAGATTTTAAATCTTCACGTAACTAATTTTCGTAATTTTTCTTCCAAAAAATTTGTTTTTGATCCGAAGTTGACCGTTGTTGTGGGGCAAAACGGCAGCGGTAAGAGCAATATGCTGGAAGCGGTTGGGCTTTTGGCTGCGACTCGTGCCAAGAAAGTCGATACGGATTTGGATTTGGTTAAGTTTGGGCAATCTGAAGCAAAGATTGAAGGTTATACCAAGCAGAATTCAGAGGAAGAAGTTAAATTGACTATAAATCTGCAAGTTGTAGACGAAAGACTCGTCAGGAAAGCTTACTTTATAGACGAAATTAAAAAGAGGCTGATTGATTTTACCGAACATTTTTCTGTTATTGTTTTTGAGCCTAGTGATTTGGATTTAATTAGCGGATCTCCTTCGGAGCGCAGACACCATTTGGATATTTTGCTTTCGGTTTTAGATCGTGATTACTGGAGAGCAATATCTGCCTACGGAAAAGTTGTAACTAGAAGGAATAGGGTTTTGCAAAGGATTCAGGAAGGAAAAGCGAAGAAAACTGAATTGGATTTTTGGGACGAGCGATTACTAGAACACGGGGGCGAAGTTTCTAGAAAGCGGAAGGAATTTTTTGAATTTATAAACTTCGTTAACGGAGAAAAAGGCGCTTACAAATGGGAACTTGAAGAAAGCGTGCTTTCGGACGAAAAGCTGGAGCGAAATAGGGAGCGCGATATTGCGGCCGGTGTGACACTTTCGGGGCCACACAGGGACGACTTTAAGTTTTTGTTTCGAGGCAAAAATCTGGAATATTTTGGGTCCCGGGGAGAGCAGAGAATGTCCGTTCTTGCTTTAAAATTGTCTGAGCTTGAGCTGTTTAACGCAAAACGAGGGGACAGGCCAATTTTGGCGCTAGACGATATTTTTAGCGAACTTGATTGGGAGCACAGAGAAGCGGTTTTGGGTGTTATTAATAAGCAACAAACGATTATCACAGCAGCAGAGCCTAATTCTATTCCAAGAAAGTTAGCCAAAACTTCTAAGATTATAGAATTGTAG
- a CDS encoding NUDIX domain-containing protein, which produces MESEREKFPLGINIFVIRDGKLLLGKRKNAYGDGDWGLPGGHLEKGEKMVGAAARELDEETGLSAQSFTFLNMVNDARDDQHYIQIGFLANDVDGEPELREPDRCYEWEWFGLGELPDNIFVGHAHQIESFKRKVNFFE; this is translated from the coding sequence ATGGAAAGTGAGCGGGAAAAATTCCCATTAGGCATAAACATATTTGTTATTCGTGACGGTAAGTTGTTACTTGGGAAAAGAAAAAATGCGTATGGAGATGGGGATTGGGGGTTGCCGGGTGGACATCTTGAAAAAGGAGAAAAAATGGTTGGAGCTGCGGCTAGAGAATTAGACGAGGAGACTGGTTTATCTGCTCAAAGTTTTACATTTTTGAACATGGTTAATGATGCGAGAGATGATCAACATTACATCCAAATAGGATTTCTAGCGAATGACGTTGATGGCGAGCCAGAGCTGAGAGAGCCGGATAGATGTTATGAGTGGGAGTGGTTCGGCCTCGGCGAATTGCCAGACAATATTTTTGTTGGACACGCCCACCAGATAGAATCATTTAAGAGAAAAGTTAATTTCTTCGAATAA
- a CDS encoding glycosyltransferase, whose translation MKVALVHDYLGEFGGAERVLLALSEIWPNAPIYTAFYRKDSPAYARFKGRKIITSWAQKVPFFNTKLHSPLRFLAPKIWNSFDFSNFDVVITSSSWYVTKGVKKGPGTIEICYCHTPPRYLYGYPTSVEWQKYFLVRMYALFINHYMRIYDFEAAQRVDYFIANSQNVARRIKKFYRRDADVIYPPVDLPKAKSVDSKRSTVDGGYFLVVSRIVGGKGLKLAVEAANKLNVPLKVIGKPAGYASEESNMKKIAGKNVDFLGYVSDRELAKLYAGARAFLALATDEDFGITPVEAMLCGTPVIAYRGGGYLETVIDGKTGVFFEQNSVESLTGALNSFMKLEKKGTFDSVAIKRHAKKFGKERFKEEILEFVESKVKNGK comes from the coding sequence ATGAAGGTTGCACTGGTTCATGATTATTTAGGGGAATTTGGTGGAGCCGAGCGAGTTCTTTTGGCGCTTTCGGAAATCTGGCCAAACGCGCCGATTTACACAGCTTTTTACAGAAAGGATTCGCCAGCGTACGCGCGATTTAAGGGTCGTAAGATTATTACTTCCTGGGCACAAAAAGTGCCCTTTTTCAATACAAAATTGCACAGCCCCTTAAGATTTTTAGCACCAAAAATCTGGAATAGCTTTGATTTTTCTAACTTTGATGTCGTTATTACTTCGAGTAGTTGGTATGTGACCAAAGGAGTAAAAAAGGGACCTGGGACGATTGAGATTTGTTATTGTCATACGCCGCCGAGATATCTTTATGGGTATCCGACTTCTGTCGAGTGGCAAAAATATTTTTTGGTGAGGATGTACGCGCTTTTTATTAATCACTACATGCGTATTTACGATTTTGAAGCGGCGCAAAGGGTTGATTACTTTATCGCCAATTCGCAAAACGTCGCAAGGAGAATAAAAAAGTTTTACAGAAGAGACGCGGATGTTATTTATCCGCCTGTTGATTTGCCAAAGGCAAAATCAGTAGACAGTAAACGGTCGACGGTAGACGGAGGTTATTTCTTGGTGGTTTCGCGAATTGTTGGTGGGAAAGGGTTAAAACTTGCGGTGGAAGCAGCAAACAAACTGAATGTGCCGCTTAAAGTTATTGGTAAGCCGGCCGGCTACGCGTCGGAAGAAAGCAATATGAAGAAAATTGCCGGGAAAAACGTCGACTTCCTTGGATACGTAAGCGATCGTGAACTGGCGAAATTGTATGCGGGAGCACGGGCGTTTTTGGCGCTTGCGACAGACGAAGATTTTGGAATCACGCCGGTTGAGGCGATGCTTTGTGGTACTCCGGTTATCGCTTACCGAGGCGGAGGTTATCTGGAAACTGTTATTGATGGTAAGACAGGCGTCTTTTTTGAACAAAATAGTGTAGAATCTCTAACTGGCGCTTTGAATAGCTTTATGAAGCTTGAGAAAAAAGGCACTTTTGATTCAGTCGCAATCAAACGCCACGCAAAGAAGTTTGGCAAAGAAAGGTTTAAAGAAGAAATTCTAGAATTTGTAGAAAGTAAAGTGAAGAATGGAAAGTGA